One Eublepharis macularius isolate TG4126 chromosome 6, MPM_Emac_v1.0, whole genome shotgun sequence DNA segment encodes these proteins:
- the ZDHHC16 gene encoding palmitoyltransferase ZDHHC16 isoform X2: MRTRRWIFSAVMRLLLRCLRIGQRHRFWPTQKVWQLWLYGRLCLRSLLYNSFTDSDTVLDALFEPVYWLVDHVTRWFGVVFVALVIILTSSVVCIVYVCLLPLILRTYPLPWIFWHFIYGHWNLVMIVFHYYMAITTQPGYPPQQSKSDVAAVSICKKCIAPKPARSHHCSICNRCVLKMDHHCPWLNNCVGHFNHRYFFSFCLFMTMGCIYSSISGWDMFWEAYAAIETYGQTPPPTFTFHQRAFHKSVVYAWVLCSSVALALGALMIWHAVLITRGETSIERHINRKEKKRLQKKGKVFRNPYSYGPLGNWKEFLGVDANRHWVTRVLLPSTHPPKGTGLSWDTTPCVPEQKTALLAI; encoded by the exons ATGAGGACCCGTCGGTGGATATTCTCTGCTGTCATGCGCCTCTTACTGAGGTGCCTGCGGATAGGTCAGCGCCACCGGTTCTGGCCAACACAGAAGGTGTGGCAGCTGTGGCTCTATGGACGTCTGTGCCTGCGCTCTCTGCTGTACAACTCCTTCACTGACAGCGACACTGTCCTAGATGCTCTTTTTGAGCCTGTCTACTGGCTGGTAGATCATGTCACCCGTTGGTTTGGAGTG GTGTTTGTGGCATTGGTGATCATTCTAACCAGCTCAGTGGTGTGTATCGTGTATGTCTGCCTGTTGCCACTCATTCTGCGGACTTACCCTCTTCCCTGGATCTTCTGGCACTTCATCTATGGCCACTGGAACCTTGTCATGATTGTCTTCCACTATTACATGGCCATCACTACTCAACCCGGTTATCCCCCCCAG CAGTCGAAGAGTGATGTCGCTGCTGTCTCCATCTGCAAGAAATGCATTGCCCCAAAGCCTGCTAGGAGTCACCACTGCAGCATCTGCAACAG GTGTGTGCTGAAGATGGACCATCATTGTC CATGGCTGAACAACTGTGTGGGGCACTTCAACCACCGTTACTTCTTCTCCTTCTGCCTCTTCATGACTATGGGCTGCATCTACAGCAGCATCAGTGGCTGGGACATGTTCTGGGAGGCCTATGCTGCCATTGAG ACTTATGGCCAGACACCACCACCTACCTTCACTTTCCACCAGAGAGCTTTCCACAAGAGCGTAGTGTACGCCTGGGTCCTTTGCAG ttCAGTGGCCTTGGCACTGGGTGCCCTCATGATCTGGCATGCTGTCCTCATCACCAGGGGTGAGACCAGTATTGAACGACACATCAACcggaaagagaaaaagaggctCCAGAAAAAGGGCAAG GTATTTCGAAATCCATATAGCTACGGTCCTTTGGGCAACTGGAAGGAGTTCCTAGGTGTGGACGCAAACAG GCATTGGGTCACCAGAGTTCTGTTGCCCTCCACTCACCCACCCAAGGGAACTGGCTTGAGCTGGGATACCACTCCCTGTGTTCCTGAACAGAAGACTGCACTCTTGGCAATTTGA
- the ZDHHC16 gene encoding palmitoyltransferase ZDHHC16 isoform X1: MRTRRWIFSAVMRLLLRCLRIGQRHRFWPTQKVWQLWLYGRLCLRSLLYNSFTDSDTVLDALFEPVYWLVDHVTRWFGVVFVALVIILTSSVVCIVYVCLLPLILRTYPLPWIFWHFIYGHWNLVMIVFHYYMAITTQPGYPPQQSKSDVAAVSICKKCIAPKPARSHHCSICNRCVLKMDHHCPWLNNCVGHFNHRYFFSFCLFMTMGCIYSSISGWDMFWEAYAAIEKMKLLAKERLQMTVNQTYGQTPPPTFTFHQRAFHKSVVYAWVLCSSVALALGALMIWHAVLITRGETSIERHINRKEKKRLQKKGKVFRNPYSYGPLGNWKEFLGVDANRHWVTRVLLPSTHPPKGTGLSWDTTPCVPEQKTALLAI; this comes from the exons ATGAGGACCCGTCGGTGGATATTCTCTGCTGTCATGCGCCTCTTACTGAGGTGCCTGCGGATAGGTCAGCGCCACCGGTTCTGGCCAACACAGAAGGTGTGGCAGCTGTGGCTCTATGGACGTCTGTGCCTGCGCTCTCTGCTGTACAACTCCTTCACTGACAGCGACACTGTCCTAGATGCTCTTTTTGAGCCTGTCTACTGGCTGGTAGATCATGTCACCCGTTGGTTTGGAGTG GTGTTTGTGGCATTGGTGATCATTCTAACCAGCTCAGTGGTGTGTATCGTGTATGTCTGCCTGTTGCCACTCATTCTGCGGACTTACCCTCTTCCCTGGATCTTCTGGCACTTCATCTATGGCCACTGGAACCTTGTCATGATTGTCTTCCACTATTACATGGCCATCACTACTCAACCCGGTTATCCCCCCCAG CAGTCGAAGAGTGATGTCGCTGCTGTCTCCATCTGCAAGAAATGCATTGCCCCAAAGCCTGCTAGGAGTCACCACTGCAGCATCTGCAACAG GTGTGTGCTGAAGATGGACCATCATTGTC CATGGCTGAACAACTGTGTGGGGCACTTCAACCACCGTTACTTCTTCTCCTTCTGCCTCTTCATGACTATGGGCTGCATCTACAGCAGCATCAGTGGCTGGGACATGTTCTGGGAGGCCTATGCTGCCATTGAG AAAATGAAACTGCTTGCCAAGGAGAGACTACAAATGACAGTCAATCAG ACTTATGGCCAGACACCACCACCTACCTTCACTTTCCACCAGAGAGCTTTCCACAAGAGCGTAGTGTACGCCTGGGTCCTTTGCAG ttCAGTGGCCTTGGCACTGGGTGCCCTCATGATCTGGCATGCTGTCCTCATCACCAGGGGTGAGACCAGTATTGAACGACACATCAACcggaaagagaaaaagaggctCCAGAAAAAGGGCAAG GTATTTCGAAATCCATATAGCTACGGTCCTTTGGGCAACTGGAAGGAGTTCCTAGGTGTGGACGCAAACAG GCATTGGGTCACCAGAGTTCTGTTGCCCTCCACTCACCCACCCAAGGGAACTGGCTTGAGCTGGGATACCACTCCCTGTGTTCCTGAACAGAAGACTGCACTCTTGGCAATTTGA